One segment of Dyella jiangningensis DNA contains the following:
- a CDS encoding DUF3247 family protein, with protein sequence MGQFAERVYTDPVHIRRLESLVQELPTNGHVVLLLKDGSIYDGVVCERPNVQLFRDGDENEGINGVVRLERPDVPDWSCYVWLGDIRRVEHLDSTMGSES encoded by the coding sequence ATGGGCCAGTTTGCTGAACGCGTCTATACGGATCCCGTCCACATCCGTCGGCTGGAATCGCTGGTGCAGGAGCTGCCCACCAACGGACACGTGGTCCTGCTGCTCAAGGACGGCAGCATCTACGACGGTGTGGTCTGCGAGCGTCCGAACGTGCAGTTGTTCCGCGACGGCGATGAGAACGAAGGCATCAACGGCGTGGTCCGCCTCGAGCGCCCCGACGTGCCCGATTGGAGCTGCTACGTCTGGCTGGGCGATATCCGTCGCGTGGAACATCTCGATTCCACCATGGGCAGCGAGAGCTGA